The following coding sequences lie in one Mercenaria mercenaria strain notata chromosome 5, MADL_Memer_1, whole genome shotgun sequence genomic window:
- the LOC123562811 gene encoding uncharacterized protein LOC123562811: MASSKFVGSDPVDIKVHYEYHGMQRCALIDCNYADLFGMGYTEFEHFLKSEIPFLQRLFVLKISFLDDENTYVDLTERNYHRFLKLATHAFKSGTPKISVKVQEGSSPAVKGLSSLGSFNTDGTSTSKRSLNFPDDNEYRLDCTSKYRSPIELEIDLKQREVMSKNNELSEITKQYDKVWQEYNPVPAVFTDNSKGLCTRCHLRLGHTKNRCHMDECISSSVCGLIDPTQLKKRKCKNCQKRNRRLRVN; this comes from the exons ATGGCTTCTTCAAAATTTGTAGGAAGTGATCCTGTTGATATTAAAGTGCATTACGAATATCACGGGATGCAAAGATGTGCTCTGATAGATTGCAACTATGCTGATTTGTTTGGAATGGGATATACTGAATTCGAACATTTCCTGAAATCGGAGATACCATTTTTACAGAGACTTTTCgtactgaaaataagttttcttgaTGATGAGAATACCTACGTGGACCTAACGGAGCGAAATTACCACAGATTTTTGAAATTAGCAACGCACGCGTTCAAAAGTGGAACTCCGAAAATCAGTGTGAAAGTACAGGAGGGTAGTTCTCCAGCGGTCAAAGGACTGTCGAGTCTAGGATCTTTTAACACGGATGGTACTTCTACATCCAAGCGATCTCTGAACTTTCCAGATGACAACGAATATAGACTAGATTGTACTAGTAAATACAGAAGTCCCATTGAATTGGAAATAGACTTAAAACAACGCGAAGTCATGTCAAAGAACAACGAATTAAGTGAAATTACGAAACAATACGATAAAGTTTGGCAGGAATACAATCCCGTTCCTGCTGTTTTTACGGATAATTCGAAAGGTTTATGTACCAGATGCCATCTGCGACTCGGACACACGAAAAATCg TTGTCACATGGATGAATGCATTTCATCATCAGTATGTGGATTGATAGATCCCACCCAGCTGAAAAAAAGGAAGTGCAAGAActgtcaaaaaagaaacagaagatTGAGGGTGAACTGA